From a single Lolium rigidum isolate FL_2022 chromosome 7, APGP_CSIRO_Lrig_0.1, whole genome shotgun sequence genomic region:
- the LOC124672342 gene encoding putative F-box/FBD/LRR-repeat protein At4g03220 translates to MEHLEGETAAEHAELSAGGGGSEDCLSALPDDVLLHILGDLDTTTAACTSVLSRRWRRLWALLPDLYFVLGANPDSLRGALAALEAMSDDEAPPLRKLGFLVFGSHASPDSLAAWLPIAARRLAGILRVCIVGDAGEDGRGAFELPCFERATEMILCLGFLSLTLPPSGIFARLTDLSLEELHLHGPCGIGEAVSSPRCPSLQRLKVVNAQGLGNFAIHSESLLKIRLEKSCGLQQLTIVAPALKELTVFYCFAHDSDPSQPVADIAAPQLVSLHWRDAYHPSSVQFGEMAQLELLGATFFLVDEADGYEHNRDCVRLLRHFQDVSTLTLELAYMPEDIEEDLGEHHYLMEDMTRLPYVTFLTLLITAKGHSFGASSFHVLRTCTSIRKMMLIFSSSMDLEAEPACASGCLCDHPPNWKTEELVLNRLQEVEISYLKGTEHDFALVKRLFSWATALTTMTISFHLLITESMAKEFCQRILGFSKPDICLKFYVYHDFYKKVLYVPED, encoded by the exons ATGGAGCACCTCGAGGGGGAGACCGCCGCCGAGCACGCTGAGTTATccgccggcggcggtggcagcgAGGACTGCCTCAGCGCCCTAcccgacgacgtccttctccacaTCCTTGGCGATCTCGACACCACCACCGCTGCTTGCACCAGCGTCCTCTCCCGCCGCTGGCGCCGCCTCTGGGCCCTCCTCCCGGACCTCTACTTCGTCCTTGGCGCCAACCCAGACAGTCTGCGCGGCGCCCTCGCCGCTCTCGAAGCGATGTCAGACGACGAAGCGCCGCCGCTCCGGAAACTCGGTTTCCTCGTCTTCGGCTCGCACGCCTCCCCCGACTCCCTGGCGGCCTGGCTCCCCATCGCAGCCCGCCGCCTCGCCGGCATTCTCCGTGTCTGCATTGTGGGTGATGCGGGGGAAGACGGAAGAGGTGCCTTTGAGCTGCCCTGCTTCGAGAGAGCCACCGAGATGATCCTCTGTCTAGGATTTCTTAGCCTCACCCTGCCGCCTTCCGGCATATTTGCCAGGCTCACCGATTTATCCCTGGAGGAACTCCACCTACATGGTCCTTGCGGAATCGGTGAAGCCGTCTCCTCGCCACGGTGTCCATCCTTGCAAAGACTCAAGGTGGTCAATGCCCAGGGTCTGGGAAATTTTGCCATCCACTCAGAGTCTCTCCTGAAAATAAGGCTGGAGAAATCGTGTGGATTGCAGCAGCTGACTATCGTGGCACCAGCACTCAAAGAGTTAACTGTGTTCTACTGCTTTGCTCATGATTCAGATCCGAGTCAACCTGTTGCCGACATCGCAGCACCTCAACTGGTGTCACTCCACTGGAGGGATGCTTATCATCCAAGCTCTGTCCAGTTTGGCGAGATGGCGCAGCTGGAATTGCTGGGCGCCACCTTTTTCCTTGTAGATGAAGCAGATGGCTATGAACACAATCGCGACTGCGTCAGGCTGTTGCGCCACTTTCAGGATGTCAGCACTCTTACTCTCGAGCTGGCCTATATGCCAGAAGATATCGAG GAGGACTTAGGTGAGCATCACTACTTGATGGAAGACATGACAAGGCTCCCTTATGTTACATTCTTGACCCTGCTTATTACTGCAAAGGGACATTCCTTTGGAGCCAGCTCTTTCCACGTTCTCAGGACGTGCACTAGTATAAGAAAGATGATGCTAATATTTAGTTCTTCTATGGACTTGGAG GCAGAACCTGCATGTGCATCAGGTTGCCTCTGTGATCATCCACCAAACTGGAAAACCGAGGAACTTGTGCTGAATCGCCTTCAAGAAGTAGAAATCAGTTACTTGAAAGGAACTGAACATGATTTTGCTCTTGTCAAACGATTATTCAGTTGGGCAACAGCACTAACAACAATGACAATAAGTTTCCATCTCTTAATCACCGAAAGCATGGCCAAAGAGTTCTGCCAGAGGATACTAGGCTTCTCCAAGCCAGACATATGTCTAAAATTTTACGTGTACCATGACTTCTATAAGAAAGTCTTGTATGTTCCAGAAGACTAA